The Primulina eburnea isolate SZY01 unplaced genomic scaffold, ASM2296580v1 ctg1314, whole genome shotgun sequence nucleotide sequence ataattattttaatttgtttgatGTGCGCTTTTAGGTGTGGATGATAATCTAGCTAGGGAAATTGCGAGTACTAGCCAAACACTACATATATTTGAGCCTAACCTTCCGGTGATTATAGAGGAGTCCTCAGAAGGTGAGTTAATGCActtttttgatttgatatttatGTATAGTATATTAAACAACAAAGTCTTTATTTTAAGATATTCAAGTGACTCCGGTTCCGCGTAAGTCAGGTGGTGAGGCGACCACGTCTAGAGGTTATTACAGTAAACCTTGTCTATTCATATTTGCATTAAAgttgttattattttaatttgttgAATGTACGCTGTTAGGTGTGGCTGATAATTTGGGTAGGGAAATTGGCAGTGGTAgccaaacccaacagatattTGAGCCTAACCTTCAAGCCATTCCAGAGGAGTCCGCAGGAGGTAAGGTAATgcacattttttatatttatatttatttatagtatattaaaaaatatattttatgttttcagATATTCAAGTGACTCCAGATGCGCGTATGTCAGGAGGCGAGGCGACCACGTCGAGAGATATTAAACTATACATTGTTTATTGTATCATATTTGCATTAAAGTTGTTACAATTGATCATTTTATAGATGCTAGTGTGAGGCCACTTGCGGAGACCGTGATACTGAAGGTAAACAACTCGCTTGCGCGAGTTAGGGCCTCGATGCTCGACCGTTCGCCTAGTAGGATTCGAGGTTTTATGTGCCGAATATGAGAAGTCGTTCTACGGGCCCATGGCTATCGCAAACTCGCGTGTCACTTTCCTtgtaagcttttaaataaatcttttctAAAGTTTAAATTTGTAGAgaactttttttaaaactttgaaAACCTTTTGTTATGTTGAATTCAGCACATCGACGAAGCTCTCCGTGGATTGCTTGAGATGCAGATCCGACATCCTGAAGTGATGTCGGCAGATGATTCGTTGATGGACAGAGATTTCTACTTTGCGATATCAGTTTTGGCCGAAGCTAAAGATATTGATTTCAACATAAATCTGGCACCGATTGTGAGCAAAGTCAAAGGTAGTGATCCAGAATGGCCGTGTCTCTCGTGGGAAAAGGCACGAAGAATTCTCATCCCTGTCTACACAGATGGGCGCTTTTTTTTTGCTAAAACTTGTGACAGGGGTGAATAAGTGCATTATATATGACTTGCAGTGAAGGCACGATCCCAAATTCAAAGATCTGAATGAAGACATATAGCCTATACTTATAAACGGTGCTCGTCTGCTATCCATTGTTGGGAACAACCCACACCCCGAGAGGCCATGGAATATAAAACTACATGATTAATTCCGTGCCAAGATTATACAGTACGTTGTCAAGtttctatttaaaatataataacttcattattcttttttttaatgGTAACAATAAATAttaactttttattttttttttcacagcGAAGATTCAGGAGCGCTTGTGTTAGCTGTTGCCGGATACTCTTTGTCCAGGAGTGCGCAAGTAGTACTAACTTTAGATGATAGATTAGTATCTGAGTTTAGATACTTTTTAGCTTGTAATATGTTCCTTAATGATTGGTGATTATTGTGATGTATCGGACAATTTTATGTCATTATTGGAACATCGTTTTCTTATGTAATTTTTGGTGTTATTTTGTTGGTCGACCACTCTCGTTTTTGGTGGACCAAAAATTGTCTGGTCGACCAAAAAATTCTGTTAGTCGACCATAAATGAGTTTGGTCGACCTTTACCTTTTATGGTCGACCATTATATTGTGTTGGTCGACCACCACTGTTCTTTTGGTCGACCATTGTTATTTAGTTTTAGGGTTTcaagggtttagggttttttagggtttagggtttttcatCCCAATCTCAGTATTTTGCCACGATCTAAAAAAcatgattatgttatatgtttcaAGTTAAATGTGAATCATGTAAtcgaactatttttttttatattttttaaaaaatataaatcgtAATTTCcagattatgttatatattttaatttacatatGAATCAATTtatcacaatctcagtattttgCCACGatcacaattatgttacataTTTTGGacaattattaatatatattttaaaaaaacaaaactcACCATCAAGCTAATGGTCGACCATGAGATTGATGGTCGACCAAAGAAAACTAATGGTCGACCATCAAGCTAATGGTCGACCATGAGATTGATGGTCGACCAAAGAAAAATAATGGTCGACCATCAAGCTAATGGTCGACCCTCAAGCTATCTCTTGCTGAATTCACCAATCGAAGGAAATCTGTTTTGTTTTCTTCTGCCAACTCTCTTCTCTAGCAAAGGAGGCAACACCAATGGAAAATTAATGTTGCGTGGCCATTCATTTTCTTCCGGAACGGGATACACAGTCTCTGAGTCAGCCATGCACCATGACATTGTAGAATAGTACCGTGAACACATatcatataaatcaatattCGCTAACCAACTAGCTGCGATGGCATGAGCACATGGGattctatcaatatcaaaaactCGACATGTGCATCTTTTTGATTCGAGGTCCACTATGGCCGAATGTCCACGACTCCTAACATCAAACTCCATACGTCCTAATTCAAAAACTTGCATTCCTTGGGCATCTGTGAACCTGCTACGAAGAATCCCCTCGATCGTAGGGGTCAAGTTAGTGTTACTTGCAATTGATACGTGGCGATATCGAGCAAACCAAGATGATGCCAGTCTCTGCAAGGAATCTAAGAGTGCAATGATTGGCAGCTTCCTTTCTTCAAGCAGTCTAGCATTGATTGACTCAACCCCGTTTGTCGTCATAATATTGTAATGGGTCTTCGGACAATAACGCTCGAGTCCATCTATCAAGTGAGTCTCTCTCATCCAAATATTGCGCTGCCTCAGGATATCTATTCCTAAACTCATTGTATGCAATATAAAACTCGaaagttttataaatttttgcaaTGTGCAAAACATTTCGGTTGCACCCTTCTTTTTGCATATTGTCTTCATGTTTTGGGATAAATGCCACGTACAATGTCCATGATGCACATTTCTATAGACAGTAGAAACTGCATTAATGATCCCCTGATGCCTGTCAGAAATTATCACCAATTCATCCTCGTCTGGTACTACTTCTAACAACTTCGTTAAAAATCAACTCCACGAAGAAGTACACTCGACATC carries:
- the LOC140820648 gene encoding uncharacterized protein, with the translated sequence MSVQEHRDYSIVYTRGRKRKASEADFGVDDNLAREIASTSQTLHIFEPNLPVIIEESSEDIQVTPVPRKSGGEATTSRGVADNLGREIGSGSQTQQIFEPNLQAIPEESAGGKIFK
- the LOC140820645 gene encoding uncharacterized protein, with the translated sequence MAMMRNSMNADISDYKAWKGKELADNMLKGDPTQSFTKLSCYLHMVEQMNPGSITDIFVDEENRFKYMFLALVHALEDIEVCEKLYQLMLLEVVPDEDELVIISDRHQGIINAVSTVYRNVHHGHCTWHLSQNMKTICKKKGATEMFCTLQKFIKLSSFILHTMSLGIDILRQRNIWMRETHLIDGLERYCPKTHYNIMTTNGVESINARLLEERKLPIIALLDSLQRLASSWFARYRHVSIASNTNLTPTIEGILRSRFTDAQGMQVFELGRMEFDVRSRGHSAIVDLESKRCTCRVFDIDRIPCAHAIAASWLANIDLYDMCSRYYSTMSWCMADSETVYPVPEENEWPRNINFPLVLPPLLEKRVGRRKQNRFPSIGEFSKR